In a single window of the Leptospira sanjuanensis genome:
- a CDS encoding M16 family metallopeptidase, translating to MRFTKPILKPLVIFGICVLLSSASLFADASIFSGLKKSLEEKTRTFQMENGLRVLMMKREDSPTIAVYTKFLVGSADETPEIAGTAHLLEHMLFKGTKNIGTTNYEKEKPYLEQIAVWGKRLDSLRIQELELKSRGEEPSAEFKNQIETLKKRFTALLELHRKFVISNEDNYIYSRNGGVGFNAYTSNDVTNYQILLPANRLEIWAKLESDRLKNPILREYYTEREVVLEERRMRVENRGLGILREKYMDAAFPAGHPYRMPVIGYEKNLGFLDLEKTETFFKNYYDPQRMVIAVVGSLDFEKTETILRGYFGDLKKGKPQPLKKAAEAGFGGPKFVSVVHPSTPSKIIGFNKPAFPHPDDAVFSIIDTLLAEGESGRLFKKLVLEEQVAQGVYCWNGDPGDRLSNLFSIYITNNQNADQKKVENLVQEELDRLKTEPVTAEELFKIKNQILGGYLRALDDNGKLADVLSLYQLLYGDWKELLKGYEELDTVTPEDIQRVAKKYFVAENRTIAELNPPVKETKLSGNR from the coding sequence ATGCGTTTCACGAAACCGATTCTTAAACCCCTTGTGATTTTCGGAATCTGCGTCTTACTTTCGAGCGCGTCTTTGTTTGCGGACGCTTCGATTTTTTCCGGACTCAAGAAGTCTTTGGAAGAAAAGACAAGAACCTTTCAAATGGAAAACGGACTGAGGGTCCTTATGATGAAACGGGAGGATTCTCCCACCATCGCGGTTTATACGAAATTTTTAGTAGGTTCCGCGGACGAAACTCCGGAGATTGCGGGAACCGCCCATCTCTTGGAACATATGTTGTTCAAAGGAACCAAGAACATCGGAACCACGAACTACGAAAAAGAAAAACCGTATCTGGAGCAGATCGCCGTTTGGGGAAAAAGATTGGATTCTCTTCGCATTCAAGAATTGGAATTAAAATCCAGAGGCGAAGAACCTTCGGCGGAATTTAAGAATCAAATCGAAACCCTGAAAAAAAGATTCACCGCGCTGCTGGAACTTCATCGTAAATTCGTAATCTCTAATGAAGACAATTATATCTATTCGAGAAACGGCGGAGTCGGTTTTAACGCATACACTTCGAACGACGTTACGAACTATCAGATTCTTCTTCCCGCGAACCGATTGGAAATCTGGGCCAAGCTCGAATCGGATCGTTTGAAAAATCCTATATTACGAGAATATTATACGGAACGGGAAGTCGTTCTCGAAGAAAGAAGAATGCGCGTCGAAAACAGAGGTCTCGGAATTCTCCGCGAGAAATATATGGACGCTGCGTTTCCGGCGGGTCATCCGTATCGAATGCCAGTGATCGGCTATGAAAAGAATCTAGGTTTTCTCGATCTCGAAAAAACCGAAACGTTCTTTAAAAACTATTATGATCCGCAAAGAATGGTGATCGCCGTCGTGGGCTCCTTGGATTTCGAAAAGACGGAAACGATTCTCCGCGGCTATTTCGGAGATTTGAAAAAAGGAAAACCGCAACCTCTCAAGAAAGCGGCCGAAGCGGGATTCGGCGGACCGAAATTCGTTTCGGTCGTTCATCCGAGCACACCCTCCAAAATCATCGGCTTTAACAAACCCGCGTTTCCTCATCCGGACGACGCGGTGTTCAGCATCATCGATACGCTTCTTGCGGAAGGGGAATCGGGACGGTTGTTTAAAAAACTCGTTCTCGAAGAGCAGGTCGCGCAGGGAGTATATTGTTGGAACGGAGATCCCGGCGATCGTTTGTCCAATCTGTTTTCGATCTACATCACCAACAATCAAAACGCCGATCAAAAGAAAGTGGAGAATCTCGTTCAAGAGGAATTGGATCGTTTAAAAACCGAACCTGTGACCGCGGAAGAACTCTTTAAAATTAAAAATCAAATCCTAGGCGGTTATCTCCGGGCCTTGGACGACAACGGAAAACTCGCCGACGTTCTTTCCCTCTATCAACTTTTATACGGGGATTGGAAGGAACTTCTCAAAGGATACGAAGAATTGGATACGGTGACTCCGGAAGACATTCAGCGTGTCGCCAAAAAATACTTCGTAGCCGAAAACAGAACGATCGCGGAATTGAATCCGCCCGTTAAGGAAACAAAATTATCCGGGAACCGATGA
- a CDS encoding lipoprotein: MKSIQLFLCTLSLLFLSQCTSSGKKAEVPPGQQETTTVREESNDNPADEFIKAPEGFLNSDTFQVVISSLEGNADVAQDLARKRALNLLIAEKGETFRPADKTILKELVESKGKIVKHSGSIQGKTYFLFQVSSPGLKSSLKR, encoded by the coding sequence ATGAAGTCGATTCAACTTTTCTTATGTACCCTGTCCTTATTGTTCCTGAGCCAATGCACTTCTTCCGGAAAGAAAGCCGAAGTTCCTCCGGGTCAACAGGAAACCACGACCGTTCGGGAAGAATCGAACGATAATCCCGCGGACGAGTTCATCAAAGCCCCCGAAGGTTTTTTGAATTCGGATACGTTTCAAGTCGTCATATCTTCTTTGGAAGGAAACGCGGACGTCGCGCAAGACTTGGCGCGCAAACGCGCCCTCAATCTGTTGATCGCGGAAAAGGGAGAAACCTTCCGTCCAGCCGACAAAACGATCTTGAAAGAACTCGTGGAATCAAAAGGAAAGATCGTAAAACATTCCGGTTCCATCCAAGGGAAAACTTACTTTTTGTTTCAAGTCAGTTCTCCCGGATTGAAATCTTCGCTCAAACGTTAG